A stretch of Homo sapiens chromosome 12, GRCh38.p14 Primary Assembly DNA encodes these proteins:
- the TUBA1A gene encoding tubulin alpha-1A chain isoform 1 (isoform 1 is encoded by transcript variant 1) → MRECISIHVGQAGVQIGNACWELYCLEHGIQPDGQMPSDKTIGGGDDSFNTFFSETGAGKHVPRAVFVDLEPTVIDEVRTGTYRQLFHPEQLITGKEDAANNYARGHYTIGKEIIDLVLDRIRKLADQCTGLQGFLVFHSFGGGTGSGFTSLLMERLSVDYGKKSKLEFSIYPAPQVSTAVVEPYNSILTTHTTLEHSDCAFMVDNEAIYDICRRNLDIERPTYTNLNRLIGQIVSSITASLRFDGALNVDLTEFQTNLVPYPRIHFPLATYAPVISAEKAYHEQLSVAEITNACFEPANQMVKCDPRHGKYMACCLLYRGDVVPKDVNAAIATIKTKRTIQFVDWCPTGFKVGINYQPPTVVPGGDLAKVQRAVCMLSNTTAIAEAWARLDHKFDLMYAKRAFVHWYVGEGMEEGEFSEAREDMAALEKDYEEVGVDSVEGEGEEEGEEY, encoded by the exons CGTGAGTGCATCTCcatccacgttggccaggctggtgtccagaTTGGCAATGCCTGCTGGGAGCTCTACTGCCTGGAACACGGCATCCAGCCCGATGGCCAGATGCCAAGTGACAAGACCATTGGGGGAGGAGATGATTCCTTCAACACCTTCTTCAGTGAGACGGGGGCTGGCAAGCATGTGCCCCGGGCAGTGTTTGTAGACTTGGAACCCACAGTCATTG ATGAAGTTCGCACTGGCACCTACCGCCAGCTCTTCCACCCTGAGCAACTTATCACAGGCAAAGAAGATGCTGCCAATAACTATGCCCGAGGGCACTACACCATTGGCAAGGAGATCATTGACCTCGTGTTGGACCGAATTCGCAAGCTG GCCGACCAGTGCACGGGTCTCCAGGGCTTCTTGGTTTTCCACAGCTTTGGTGGGGGAACTGGTTCTGGGTTCACCTCGCTGCTCATGGAACGTCTCTCAGTTGATTATGGCAAGAAGTCCAAGCTGGAGTTCTCTATTTACCCGGCGCCCCAGGTTTCCACAGCTGTAGTTGAGCCCTACAACTCCATCCTCACCACCCACACCACCCTGGAGCACTCTGATTGTGCCTTCATGGTAGACAATGAGGCCATCTATGACATCTGTCGTAGAAACCTCGATATTGAGCGTCCAACCTATACTAACCTGAATAGGTTAATAGGTCAAATTGTGTCCTCCATCACTGCTTCCCTGAGATTTGATGGAGCCCTGAATGTTGACCTGACAGAATTCCAGACCAACCTGGTGCCCTATCCCCGCATCCACTTCCCTCTGGCCACATATGCCCCTGTCATCTCTGCTGAGAAAGCCTACCATGAACAGCTTTCTGTAGCAGAGATCACCAATGCTTGCTTTGAGCCAGCCAACCAGATGGTGAAATGTGACCCTCGCCATGGTAAATACATGGCTTGCTGCCTGTTGTACCGTGGTGACGTGGTTCCCAAAGATGTCAATGCTGCCATTGCCACCATCAAGACCAAGCGTACCATCCAGTTTGTGGATTGGTGCCCCACTGGCTTCAAGGTTGGCATCAACTACCAGCCTCCCACTGTGGTGCCTGGTGGAGACCTGGCCAAGGTACAGAGAGCTGTGTGCATGCTGAGCAACACCACAGCCATTGCTGAGGCCTGGGCTCGCCTGGACCACAAGTTTGACCTGATGTATGCCAAACGTGCCTTTGTTCACTGGTACGTTggggaggggatggaggaagGTGAGTTTTCAGAGGCCCGTGAGGACATGGCTGCCCTTGAGAAGGATTATGAGGAGGTTGGTGTGGATTCTGTTGAAGGAGAGggtgaggaagaaggagaggaataCTAA
- the TUBA1A gene encoding tubulin alpha-1A chain isoform 2 (isoform 2 is encoded by transcript variant 3) produces MPSDKTIGGGDDSFNTFFSETGAGKHVPRAVFVDLEPTVIDEVRTGTYRQLFHPEQLITGKEDAANNYARGHYTIGKEIIDLVLDRIRKLADQCTGLQGFLVFHSFGGGTGSGFTSLLMERLSVDYGKKSKLEFSIYPAPQVSTAVVEPYNSILTTHTTLEHSDCAFMVDNEAIYDICRRNLDIERPTYTNLNRLIGQIVSSITASLRFDGALNVDLTEFQTNLVPYPRIHFPLATYAPVISAEKAYHEQLSVAEITNACFEPANQMVKCDPRHGKYMACCLLYRGDVVPKDVNAAIATIKTKRTIQFVDWCPTGFKVGINYQPPTVVPGGDLAKVQRAVCMLSNTTAIAEAWARLDHKFDLMYAKRAFVHWYVGEGMEEGEFSEAREDMAALEKDYEEVGVDSVEGEGEEEGEEY; encoded by the exons ATGCCAAGTGACAAGACCATTGGGGGAGGAGATGATTCCTTCAACACCTTCTTCAGTGAGACGGGGGCTGGCAAGCATGTGCCCCGGGCAGTGTTTGTAGACTTGGAACCCACAGTCATTG ATGAAGTTCGCACTGGCACCTACCGCCAGCTCTTCCACCCTGAGCAACTTATCACAGGCAAAGAAGATGCTGCCAATAACTATGCCCGAGGGCACTACACCATTGGCAAGGAGATCATTGACCTCGTGTTGGACCGAATTCGCAAGCTG GCCGACCAGTGCACGGGTCTCCAGGGCTTCTTGGTTTTCCACAGCTTTGGTGGGGGAACTGGTTCTGGGTTCACCTCGCTGCTCATGGAACGTCTCTCAGTTGATTATGGCAAGAAGTCCAAGCTGGAGTTCTCTATTTACCCGGCGCCCCAGGTTTCCACAGCTGTAGTTGAGCCCTACAACTCCATCCTCACCACCCACACCACCCTGGAGCACTCTGATTGTGCCTTCATGGTAGACAATGAGGCCATCTATGACATCTGTCGTAGAAACCTCGATATTGAGCGTCCAACCTATACTAACCTGAATAGGTTAATAGGTCAAATTGTGTCCTCCATCACTGCTTCCCTGAGATTTGATGGAGCCCTGAATGTTGACCTGACAGAATTCCAGACCAACCTGGTGCCCTATCCCCGCATCCACTTCCCTCTGGCCACATATGCCCCTGTCATCTCTGCTGAGAAAGCCTACCATGAACAGCTTTCTGTAGCAGAGATCACCAATGCTTGCTTTGAGCCAGCCAACCAGATGGTGAAATGTGACCCTCGCCATGGTAAATACATGGCTTGCTGCCTGTTGTACCGTGGTGACGTGGTTCCCAAAGATGTCAATGCTGCCATTGCCACCATCAAGACCAAGCGTACCATCCAGTTTGTGGATTGGTGCCCCACTGGCTTCAAGGTTGGCATCAACTACCAGCCTCCCACTGTGGTGCCTGGTGGAGACCTGGCCAAGGTACAGAGAGCTGTGTGCATGCTGAGCAACACCACAGCCATTGCTGAGGCCTGGGCTCGCCTGGACCACAAGTTTGACCTGATGTATGCCAAACGTGCCTTTGTTCACTGGTACGTTggggaggggatggaggaagGTGAGTTTTCAGAGGCCCGTGAGGACATGGCTGCCCTTGAGAAGGATTATGAGGAGGTTGGTGTGGATTCTGTTGAAGGAGAGggtgaggaagaaggagaggaataCTAA